In Citrus sinensis cultivar Valencia sweet orange chromosome 2, DVS_A1.0, whole genome shotgun sequence, a single genomic region encodes these proteins:
- the LOC102617241 gene encoding F-box protein At5g46170 gives MNGVVRVDPPSRVFPEPIDHFDRLPDSVLLLVFNKIGDVKALGRCCVVSRRFHSLVPQVDNVVVRVDCVISDDDSSSSSSEKSRSPFSNLFRYVFGGIVKPFQALGQLLGAKRTQFHHNNQHLTTSGHAPAAFCASSSSGSGTTLSVGSSSADDEEMDQGGVTHHSPTQVLKNFNEIRFLRIELPSGELGIDDGVLLKWRADFGSTLDNCVILGAASVMNNVLAKALDIGATDLPCVSSNNNNSNNNNTNVNGATDDNGSIPESFYTNGGLKLRVVWTISSLIAASARHYLLQPIIAEHKTLDSLVLTDADGQGVLCMNREQLEELRVKPLSASSASKRTLVPALNMRLWYAPYLELPDGVVLKGATLVAIRPSEQSASKKEVSDGSWVGSAFEEPYGTAAKMLVKRRTYCLEMNSF, from the coding sequence atgaacggCGTCGTTCGGGTAGATCCGCCTTCTCGAGTCTTCCCCGAACCGATCGACCACTTCGACCGCCTCCCGGACTCCGTACTCCTCCTAGTATTCAACAAGATCGGTGACGTGAAAGCCTTGGGTCGGTGCTGCGTCGTTTCGCGTCGCTTCCACTCCTTGGTCCCACAGGTCGATAACGTCGTCGTCCGCGTCGACTGTGTCATCTCCGACGACGATTCCTCCTCCTCTTCCTCCGAGAAGTCTCGCTCTCCCTTCTCCAACCTCTTCCGCTACGTCTTCGGCGGCATCGTCAAGCCCTTTCAGGCTCTCGGCCAGTTGTTAGGTGCCAAGAGGACGCAATTTCATCACAATAATCAACACCTCACCACCAGCGGCCACGCCCCTGCCGCTTTCTGTGCGTCCTCTAGTTCGGGTTCGGGGACGACCTTGTCGGTTGGTAGCAGCAGCGCCGACGATGAGGAAATGGATCAAGGAGGCGTCACTCACCACTCTCCGACTCAAGTCCTGAAGAATTTTAACGAGATTCGGTTTCTCCGGATTGAGTTGCCCAGCGGAGAGCTCGGCATCGACGATGGTGTTTTGTTGAAATGGAGGGCTGATTTTGGCTCCACTCTTGACAACTGCGTCATCCTTGGGGCTGCTTCCGTTATGAACAACGTCCTTGCTAAAGCCCTCGATATTGGAGCTACTGATTTGCCTTGTGTGAGTTCcaataacaacaacagcaacaataACAATACCAATGTCAATGGTGCTACGGACGATAATGGAAGCATTCCCGAGTCTTTTTACACCAACGGGGGTTTGAAGTTGCGTGTTGTGTGGACGATTAGCTCTTTAATTGCTGCATCTGCTAGGCATTATTTGCTTCAGCCAATTATAGCAGAGCACAAGACTCTTGATAGTTTGGTTTTAACTGATGCCGATGGGCAAGGAGTGTTGTGTATGAACAGGGAGCAGCTTGAGGAGTTAAGAGTGAAGCCTTTGTCGGCTTCTTCTGCATCCAAGAGGACGCTGGTGCCAGCTCTCAATATGAGGCTTTGGTATGCGCCTTATTTGGAATTGCCTGATGGGGTTGTGTTGAAAGGTGCAACCTTGGTTGCCATCAGGCCTAGCGAGCAATCTGCCTCCAAGAAGGAGGTCTCTGATGGGTCTTGGGTTGGGTCCGCTTTTGAGGAGCCGTATGGGACTGCAGCGAAGATGCTGGTCAAGAGGAGGACTTACTGTTTGGAGATGAACTCTTTCTGA
- the LOC102616929 gene encoding ornithine aminotransferase, mitochondrial, producing the protein MNSMGATRRNLHCLLSRVCRKRSYGAQPQGGTSPSSSSSQQLINLEYEYSAHNYHPVPIVFSQAKGSSIWDPEGNKYLDFLSAYSAVNQGHCHPKIMKALQEQAEKLTLSSRAFYNDKFPVFAERLTSMFGYDMVLPMNTGAEGVETALKLARKWGYVKKKFSIDEAIIVSCCGCFHGRTLAAISMSCDNEAIRGFGPLLPGHLKVDFGDITALEKIFKESGDQIAGFLFEPIQGEAGVIIPPDGYLKAVRDLCSKYNILMIADEIQSGLARSGRMLASDWEEVRPDMVILGKALGGGVIPVSAVLADKEVMLCIQPGEHGSTFGGNPLASAVAIASLDVIRDEKLAERSAHLGEELRQHLFKIQQQFPNYVKEVRGRGLFNAVEFDKTALPVSAYDICLKMKERGILAKPTHDTIVRLTPPLSISSNELQEGSKALHDVLELDLPKMRKPKPADAPATPCHRCGRNLYG; encoded by the exons atgaATTCAATGGGTGCAACAAGAAGAAATTTGCATTGCTTATTGAGCAGAGTATGCAGGAAGAGAAGTTATGGTGCTCAACCTCAAGGAGGcacttctccttcttcttcttcttctcaacAACTCATCAATTTGGAGTATGAATACAGTGCCCACAA TTACCACCCAGTTCCGATTGTATTCTCTCAAGCAAAAGGGTCATCCATATGGGATCCAGAGGGCAATAAATATCTGGATTTTCTCTCAGCTTACTCTGCAGTTAATCAG GGACATTGTCATCCAAAAATCATGAAAGCATTACAAGAGCAGGCAGAAAAGCTTACTCTCAGCTCTAGAGCCTTCtataatgataaatttccaGTATTTGCAGAGCGTCTAACAAGCATGTTTGGGTATGATATGGTACTACCTATGAACACCGGTGCCGAAGGTGTGGAGACAGCTCTGAAGTTGGCTAGGAAATGGGGTTACgtgaagaaaaaattttccATAGATGAG GCTATCATTGTTTCTTGTTGTGGCTGCTTCCATGGTCGTACATTGGCTGCCATTTCTATGAGCTGTGACAATGAGGCCATTCGTGGTTTTGGACCATTGTTACCTGGCCATCTTAAGGTTGATTTTGGTGATATAACTGCTCTAGAGAAAATCTTTAAAG AAAGTGGAGATCAAATAGCTGGATTTCTTTTTGAACCAATTCAAGGAGAGGCTGGG GTTATAATTCCTCCAGATGGTTACTTGAAAGCTGTTAGAGATCTTTGCTCAAAGTATAACATCTTAATGATTGCTGATGAGATACAGAGTGGTTTAGCACGATCTGGAAGAATGTTGGCCTCTGATTGGGAAGAAGTTCGCCCTGATATGGTG ATACTAGGAAAGGCATTGGGTGGTGGAGTCATACCTGTCAGTGCAGTGCTTGCAGACAAAGAAGTGATGCTTTGCATTCAACCTGGAGAGCATGGAAG CACCTTCGGCGGAAATCCTTTGGCCAGTGCGGTGGCTATTGCCTCGCTGGATGTGATCAGAGATGAGAAACTTGCAGAGAG ATCAGCGCATTTGGGAGAAGAGCTCAGACagcatctttttaaaattcagcAGCAATTTCCAAACTACGTTAAAGAGGTTCGAGGAAGAGGTTTGTTCAATGCCGTGGAGTTTGACAAGACGGCATTGCCTGTTTCTGCATATGACATCTGTCTAAAGATGAAGGAGAGGGGCATCCTTGCTAAACCCACTCATGATACAATAGTCCGGTTAACTCCCCCACTCTCCATAAG TTCAAATGAGCTCCAAGAAGGCTCAAAGGCGCTGCATGATGTTTTGGAACTTGATCTGCCAAAGATGCGGAAGCCCAAGCCAGCAGATGCCCCTGCTACACCATGTCACCGTTGTGGCAGAAACTTATATggctaa
- the LOC102616634 gene encoding KH domain-containing protein At4g18375, translated as MGDSGKRYRSQRDNDRDGKNQKRRINEKDEKGNEESVIYRILCPDGVIGSVIGKSGKVINSIRQETRARVKVVDPFPGAKDRVVTIYSHVKDKEDVEVDDEFNDKEPLCAAQDALLKVHAAIANAMANATDNDKKRKEKEECQILVPSSQSANIIGKAGATIKRLRSKTRTSIKVTPKDASEPTHSCAMEFDNFVLISGESEAVKKALFAISAIMYKFSPREDIPLETTVREAPPSIIIPSDVPIYPPGGLYPNADPILPSRSVPSILGAARVPDLQGYADTGNTWPVYSTGLSLVSGLVGASQSEELVIRVLCPFNKIGRVIGKGGGTIKSIRQASGAQIDVDDTKDNRDECVITVTAIESPDDIKSMAVEAVLLLQTKINDEDDDTVTIRLLVSSKVIGCIIGKSGSIINEIRKRTKADVRISKGDKPKCADANDELVEVVGEVGSVRDALVQIILRLRDDALKDRDGSRNPPVGADHIYSSGTGISMPPLLPSIPPVGPLGYDQRADSGSGIGMLSSSSLYGYGSLSMGDSPYGSMSSYSSKLYGGLPPPLTLEVLVPANAVGKVIGKAGSNLANIRKISGATIEMSDSKSSRGDRVALISGTPEQKQAAENLIQAFIMAT; from the exons ATGGGTGACAGTGGTAAGCGGTATCGTTCCCAGAGAGATAATGATAGGGATGGTAAGAATCAGAAGAGGCGGATAAAtgagaaagatgaaaaggGTAATGAAGAGTCAGTTATTTATAGAATACTTTGCCCAGATGGAGTTATTGGAAGTGTCATTGGTAAAAGCGGTAAAgttataaattcaataaggCAAGAAACCAGGGCGAGAGTCAAGGTGGTTGACCCGTTTCCTGGTGCGAAAGATAGGGTTGTAACAATTTACTCCCATGTGAAGGATAAGGAAGATGTtgaggttgatgatgagttcAATGATAAAGAGCCTTTGTGTGCTGCCCAGGATGCTCTTCTCAAAGTTCATGCTGCAATTGCTAATGCAATGGCTAATGCCACAGATAATGATAAGAAGCGGAAAGAAAAGGAGGAATGTCAAATACTTGTTCCCTCTAGCCAGTCAGCTAATATCATAGGTAAGGCTGGGGCGACTATAAAAAGACTGAGAAGTAAGACCAGGACAAGTATTAAGGTTACCCCCAAGGATGCCTCTGAACCAACTCATTCATGTGCAATGGAGTTCGACAACTTTGTTCTG ATAAGCGGTGAATCTGAAGCAGTGAAGAAAGCATTATTTGCTATCTCTGCAATCATGTACAAGTTCTCTCCTAGAGAAGACATTCCTCTTGAGACAACTGTACGAGAAGCTCCACCAAGCATTATTATCCCATCAGATGTCCCCATTTATCCACCTGGTGGATTGTATCCAAATGCAGATCCCATCCTTCCTTCTAGATCCGTTCCTTCTATCTTAGGTGCTGCACGTGTACCTGATCTTCAGGGTTATGCTGATACAGGGAATACATGGCCTGTATATTCAACTGGCCTTTCCTTAGTTTCTGGTCTCGTTGGTGCCTCTCAATCCGAGGAGTTAGTTATAAGAGTCTTGTGCCCCTTTAACAAGATTGGCCGTGTCATTGGAAAGGGAGGTGGTACCATTAAAAGTATAAGGCAGGCCAGTGGGGCTCAAATAGATGTTGATGATACTAAGGACAATCGCGATGAATGTGTCATAACTGTCACGGCAATTGAG TCACCCGATGATATAAAATCCATGGCGGTTGAAGCTGTCCTCTTGCTGCAAACAAAGATAAATGATGAAGATGACGATACAGTTACTATTAGACTCCTTGTTTCTTCCAAAGTTATTGGGTGTATTATTGGAAAGAGTGGTTcaattataaatgaaattcGGAAAAGGACCAAAGCTGATGTCCGTATATCTAAAGGGGATAAACCTAAATGTGCTGATGCCAATGATGAGCTTGTAGAG GTGGTTGGAGAAGTTGGTAGTGTGAGAGATGCACTTGTACAGATTATTTTGAGACTCCGTGATGATGCCTTGAAAGATAGGGATGGTTCCCGTAACCCTCCTGTAGGTGCTGATCATATATACTCCAGTGGCACTGGTATTTCGATGCCACCCCTCTTGCCGTCTATTCCCCCCGTTGGTCCATTGGGATATGATCAGAGGGCTGATTCTGGAAGTGGCATAGGCATGCTTTCCTCGAGCAGCCTCTACGGATATGGATCCTTGTCG ATGGGTGACAGCCCCTATGGATCCATGTCCTCCTATTCATCCAAGCTTTATGGAGG GTTGCCTCCTCCCTTGACACTTGAGGTATTGGTCCCTGCTAATGCAGTAGGTAAAGTGATAGGCAAAGCTGGGTCAAATTTAGCCAACATCCGGAAG ATTTCTGGAGCAACGATAGAAATGTCTGATTCCAAATCTTCTCGAGGTGATCGGGTTGCTCTAATATCTGGTACACCTGAGCAGAAGCAAGCTGCCGAGAATTTGATTCAGGCGTTTATAATGGCCACATGA
- the LOC102616346 gene encoding uncharacterized protein LOC102616346, translating to MEQKVETTETLVESSAGSDTKGSNHISRVRKLLCRRMLVGIKDGRFFLGSFHCIDKQGNIILQDAVEYRSTRRTSPSPMEQRCLGIILIPSSCRTSCHVDCSIDEQLSLLKVDQ from the coding sequence ATGGAACAAAAAGTGGAAACAACCGAAACTCTAGTGGAGAGTTCAGCCGGGTCTGATACAAAAGGATCAAATCACATAAGTCGGGTGAGGAAGCTACTCTGTCGCCGAATGCTAGTGGGGATTAAAGATGGTCGATTTTTCTTGGGCTCCTTCCACTGCATCGACAAGCAAGGGAACATCATTCTTCAAGATGCAGTGGAGTATCGTAGCACCAGACGTACCTCTCCCTCTCCAATGGAACAGCGGTGCCTTGGAATCATTCTTATCCCTTCCTCCTGTAGAACTTCTTGTCATGTAGACTGCTCCATTGATGAACAGTTGTCACTGCTAAAAGTTGACCAATAG